The genomic window accgtttaccatattgtcagagagaggaaattaataaacaagttgataatttattgcaaaacgatcttatagaacacagctattccaactataatagtccattgatacttgtgccaaagaaaaacccaaatggacagaaatcctacaggatgtgtgttgactttagagccgtaaacaaaaaattgatagcagacaaattcccacttgcacgaatagacgatattcttgataatctaggcagagccaaatatttttctacaatggatctgtattcaggttttcaccaaatcccattaaataaagattctagagacatcacttcattcagcactgatcgtggtgcttttcgatggaaagttttaccattcggtttaaacgtagctccgaactcattctcaagaatgatgtcaattgccttttcaggaatttctccaaaccaagcctttttatatgtcgatgatcttatagtcattgggtgtagcgaagctcaccatcttaaaaatttagaacaagtctttcaaacatgcaaaaaatttaatttgcgtctcaatcccgaaaaatgcaacttcatgcgttcagaagtcactttcctaggacacaaatgttcgtcaaaaggtctacttccagacgattccaaaataattgcaataaaaaaatatccgaaaccttgcgataaagatgcagtaagacgattcgtggcattcgccaattattacagaaggtttataccaaattttgcttccatagcagcacctttaaataaacttagcaggaaaagagtagaatttaaatgggatcaatcatgtgatatagcatttgaaaaactccgaaaatctttaatttctcctcaaattctccaatacccagacttcaaaaaggaatttataattactgtcgacgcttcaaaaattggttgtggtgccattttaagtcaaaataaagatggcattgacttaccaatttgtttcgcgtccaaatcatttaataattcagaacaaaagaaatcaataattgagttagagcttttagctatattttttgcaataaaacagttcagaccatacatatatggcacacactttacagtcaagtccgatcatcgtccattagtttacttgttcaatatgaaagatccctcttcaaaactttcacgtatcagacttgaactggcagagtacaacttcactattgaatacataaaaggtaaaacgaacgtaggagcagatgcactctctcgcatcacaatagaagaaattaaaaattcaggaacatcaattttagcagtacagacaagatcacagacaaaacaaaaacaattaatgcaacaagaaatactcaaagaagaaaaagtaaaagaaaacataaaattacaagtttatgataatttttcaaacaaattttcaaagaaaatacccagagtaaaatcccaaataaattatgataaaagtggtaaaattacgaattttgaattaaatgcgcatctaaaacacaaaaagattgagttaattaaggttgcgtgtgctaacaaaataatacatttagatgaattacttttgaagctacaaaaagaagctggcaagcgcaatattaatataattgaattgcaaaaaaatgataatctttttaaatatttttcgatatcagatctgaaaaccactgggaataaaattttaaaacacttagaaatcgtcctaaccgaacccgtagaaactgtgacagacgaagacaaaaaacaacaattaataacaatttaccataccgaccctattttaggaggacatttcggtagcaaaaaagtttatgcaaaactcagaaccaaatattattggaaaggcatgacgcgcgatatagcgaaatttgttaaaaactgcgaaaaatgtcttttgaataaggttaagccaaaaacaaaagaaaatttagtcctaaccgaaacaccatgtaagccattcgacattgttgtcattgacactataggacctctacctcaatccgataatggtaacaagttcgctgtcaccattatatgcgatctcagcaaatacttagtaacgattgcgatacctgacaaaagtgcaaaaacggtcgcatcagctatttttgaaaatttcatactaatatatggcattatgaaaacaattaaaaccgatttaggtaccgaatacaaaaatgaaattttttcagagttaacaaaactattaaaaatagaacataaattttccacagcgtaccatcatgaaactcttggcacagtagagcgaaatcacagagttttcaatgaatatttaagatcttttctaaatcccaatttttccgactgggatgtttacttgaaatatttcacttttcttcataacacaacaacaaacacagtattcgataataaattctcaccatatgaattagtctttggcaaagcagctaatttaccaaaagaactgcaaaccgataaaatagacccgatttataacatagaaaactattcgaaagaagttaaatttcgttttcaaaaaactcacgaattagcgaataaaacagttacagaacacaaattaaaaaatcaaaccggatataacaaaagttcacaaccaatatctgtcaaggtatttgacaaggtattgcttgaaaaagaaccccgcgacaagcatagtagtatctatattggtccgtataccgtaataggtattgacggcgtaaacgtcacgttaattgatgacgaaacgaaaaagaaaaaaatagtacacaaaaatagaataagaaaaattaattaaattaaatttttaaattcaagattatttaaagttaatctctatcgttaaattagaaataaaatgtttttcttccaaacctgaaaaaaaaaggacaatgaaatcaaataaatttaagcaatcattaaaaattaagaactgaatgtatacagtagaattaaaacacaaaaaattttgttttctaattataaaaactaaatttaagttctactttagaactagactttacaactcaattcttaatttagacctaaacatagatgtagatttaaacttagtttaacagtcttaaacttttaaagttaattacatcgcttttgggacagaagaatttggccaattcttcttttccaaaggggaatgatgtaaggtaaccctacaataagtgttgcgtgaccataagGTCAAGCAATACGTATGGAACATTCACAGTGAGGGTTACCTCACATAATGTCAAAGTGAATGACGCCAGATTTTTACGCGCATTCAACTCGggcagtcatctaaattttcgctAAGTAATATCGTGTACggataaaatataagaaatatagcggctcacctataaatttgtctgacacaaataaaaccaacattaTTGTGAAAGTTcgagtgttttattttaattgcggTGATCAAACATTTCAACAGTAGTGAAATACAGTGCGTGCATGCAAACGAGTGCATACCTGCATATCAATCTGCACGATTCTATACTGTCTGAGACACATGGAGACCATTTTGGCCACGCCAGAATCGGTCTCGCCACACCCGTTGACATTCCCCTCCATGTGTAGCAATGCAAGAATTTTGTAAACTTTACAGTATGTATTATAatatcaatttttaattttattttgatccAACACTGCACGTTCTGCATCGATCTCTGCATTAAAACATCTATTTACTTtcataaatttatgtatatatggatGCTTCCAACGTTACGGATGTTCCATCCTGGCACACTCTTTTGAGTGAAAAACCTTAGCAGGCAATGGATTTGGAAAAGTGTCTTTTGCATAGAACAACGTTCGCAAACGTCTATGCAACACAATTATACATTTTTCCATAAACAATGCACAGTTATTTTAACTAAATAATAAAGCTGCTATTCCATCGGAAGCCGTCTCACCCTTACTAATAATTgcatctgacaaaaaaaaaattaattttctacatgTTGGTATCGTCAAAGGAgggaaactgaaaacaaaaatttaccagccATAACTCTATATTTTATCCTATTTCCTTTGCTTCTAAATACGGATGTCTATAGGAATACTTCCTGGGCCGGAGCGTCTTCATCCGTTTGCATAACATGACTTAGCCAGCAGACCAGCAGTAGTACCAGTCAGTTTTATCGCATTATTATTCATTTTTAGCACATACGCGCTAGTAGTTGGTACGTACGGTTCATGGAAGGTACTCAATATTGGGCCCTTCAAAATTCCCATTGTTGGTCTACTGACATTTATTGCCAGcctatttttttcaaatcaaaaatttgtcaAATTGTTAAGCAAGATATGAAGGGAAGCGGTCAGAGGGAATAATCTGGTGTTCCAATATGTTTATCCGCTGAGCTGAGAGCACCCACAGCATGAAAGAATTTCGAACAAAGTTCCACACACAGTCTTACTTAGGAACTTTTTTATAGTTTGGAAATTATTAATCTGAAAGATCCAACTGTAAATGAGGGAAATGACTAGGATCAAATTTACCTTTCCAATTTACAcatgtattaaaatatttttgcaaaatacaAATACTTCTTagatagtgaaaaaaaaaactttacttacTTACGAAAACGGCATAATGAATAAATTAAGGAACAGAAAATGTCTTAGTCAACTTGTCTCAGCTTTGTTAGTAAAATTGCCACTATtactaattatttatttatttttatgtatatttgtataaagACATCCCAGAAGAAAAATGAAGGAGAACGAAGCACTAAAGAAGTCATTTCCCAGTGTTTAGGAACCTTTTCCTCTGAAAGATTTCGTTCATTACTATATCCATCGTGTACTTTTACATCAACTTTGATTGTACGTAATGacgtaaaggaatcgagatagacatatcgttagcttaatgtgaaaatgtgctttttacgaattttacaggagacgaaaaaaactgaataatttttgaaataacccttttttcaaaactgtgaatgaggatactttacttgcaatacttttgagtgtagaagctttgaaaaagttaaataaagatcatgtatgctaacccagcagctattttatatgacttagcacaatttcctcactcaaaacaaattttttctcctgacttagcactttttactcaatatgtttccccatcactcctcccctttaatgattgaaatataacactaaaactatatatttcacaaaaaatactatttatttgttaaactatttctaactattggcggccaccgtggtttgatggtagcgtgctccgcctaccacaccgaatgccctgggttaacacctcgggcaaagcaacatcaaatttttagaaataaggtttttcaattagaagaaagcttttctaagcggggtcgcccctcggcagtgtttggcaagcactccgagtgtatttctgccatgaaaagctctctgttcggagtcggcataaaacaagtgggtcccgtcccgccaatttgtaggaaaaattaaaaaaaaagagcaCAACGTAAAtttggtagagaagctcggcctaaaatctcttcggaggttatcgcgccttacatttatttatttattttacttctaacggttctgatctggactcttttgccggatggttcgcagacaataacttatttttaaattcaaacaaatgctgtgttttGTCTtcttccataaagacaactgccacatacattatctacaaactaaatgctaaatctcttaatagttgtcaagagagtaaagacttgggtataatttttgactccaaactctctttttctagtcacattgatttcgttgtttcaaaatttattgcaatggttgggttcagtagacgaaacaccagtgactttaaggaccctatgatgttgaaggcactttatatatccttggtcagaagtggtattgaatattgctcaagaatatggaatcctttctatgaatctaactcctataaaattgagaaaattccaaaaaattttacaaaaattgctttacgtatgcttcattgGCCAGACGGCCTTCCAGCATataccagcaggtgcaaattgcttgatcttcaggctttgcatgacagaacaacttgaatctcactcatgcttgcctataatgtaataaacgttagcacgaattgctctgatttatctactttgttcattccatatattccactgcgtgatcttcggcataaaaGATTatgtatcgaaataactcataaaacgaattatgctatgaatgaacctataactaggactacacatctagcaaatcgatttactagtgttattaactttaaaaacagcttatataagtttaagtttgaattgttttctatttttaattagtTTGTAAGAAagtatgtagttatcgacatgtaagaattgaagtagattatggtcagcgcaaagcatttatcaaacaccaaaggcatgtctcaattgggtgaatccaatttcgaggggttgtgttcgcaaccttctcaaggggttgccagcacaatatatagcttctccaacccaattgtcaactcacctaaccgtggcgaatcctgtttcattgacagccgaacCCAAGTTCCTCATCGAACTAgaggtggggagggcggtatggcctagaaggtttaatgtggtcatatcaaccgttcccgagatggtcgagctagtagtactttaatagtgctttgttaccggaacgtaccggatctatatccgccaaagggccatcaacatcggtaacactccccaaagccttctggagtgtctttatcgttaatacaacaacaacaacaaagcatgtacttttggactgaatgaattaaataaataaataaaatgggcGCACAAataaatgactagtaattcagattgatattattgactggtcgACTTAGCACAGTTTTTTCAAAAGCTGACGACTTAGCAAATTTACTCACCATGCCcgcagcacgtaaaaattaaaaattttaatattttttttgtgatcgatgtattttgaattcagttttaaaactgcattaaaatacaatttttcaaaaaaagtgacttcatattttcacattaagctaacgatatgcatACCTAATTACAagcatcagcatcgaaaaagattttgaCTGAGCcgtgttcgtccgtccgtccgtgaacaCGACAACTCGAGTaaatatcgagaatttcgaaaaatgaaaaaaaactgtGACAATGCATTATCCAAGACTCATAAATTGCGCAAACTTGCCGAGTAAATTAGTTTTATGgctgaaaatagatattttgtaaaattttataaaaagggCGTGCCcacatttagtagaagaaaattcaaaaagctTTGATAGCCGTAAATCAAAAGGCGTTGATATAAATTTGCAACCTGGCATAAGAATGGCTCTTGTTATAAATAAAATCGGTTGACTAACAAACCCATTTGCATATACAGATGGACATACACATTTACAAGACTTCAACAAAACTTCAAAAGTTCCAATGTTGCTCTAAAAACGTTTCAAAAACGATCAAATTAGAGTCCGAAGAAACTGGAATAAATCTTTCGAAAGAGATCATGAAATGGTTTTAATATGACATCAAAAAGTGTCAGAAAACGCTTCAACTTTTAATGCAACTTTAAATTTTTGGGAGCTCATTTCTGAtgggaaatatatgaaaaatgagCGTCCTATAGATTTTAAAGGAGGCTTTTCCCCTCCTTTTGGCTAGGTGGGTCAATTCTCGAGTAGGAGACCAAAAATCACTCTCATCGGAACGTTACCCATATGTGATTTGCTCTTGCTTAAAAGCTATTTTGTAATGCCTTCTGAAGGGAAACTTTGACAACTTTTCTTCTGGggtaaatgtacatatgtaagtataaaaaatgtatatgtatataacctAGTATGCATCAATCATTTGACAAACAAACGCTAGCGCATGGTCATTCATAATATATTGTCGACAATATCCGATTACAACGCATTAACATGACTCCTAATTAACTACCGTTTATCAAATTCGCATGAGAAAACTACTTATGGGGATGTAattgcatacataaatatatacatatgcatacaagTTAATTGGCTATATTTGGAAATGTGTAAGTTCTTTTTATTGAACTGTAATATGCAACCACACGAACTGCAAACAATATAGACTTACTTACATATTACTTATAATAcgatgacaacaacaacaacaataacaatatcaCTAACAAGCGCAAAAAAAAAGCCAAACagcaaaaaaattaacaaaataaagtGAGAATAATGATAATGATTACAGTCATAATGATTATGGGGTCTGTTGTCAGTTTATTGTTGTTTGTTTCATAGTTGTTGGTGACTTGTTGCTGGTTGTTTGCTGATTGTTGGCTGACATTGTTGACTTTCCAATTGCAGTTTTGCTTATTTTAAAGTTGACATTACTCTCCGCCACTGAAATTGGAGACAAAACCATTAACAAACAGTCGTGGAAGATATATACACACTGCCACATTTGCACAAACAGCAGCGAGCACGacagtttttatcaaatttcgacagttaaattcttctttgttatttttgataatttaagaaaaatctCCCATGAATTTTTTACCTAAAACTATACACCGATCTCAAAAatgatgtgaaaaaaaaatttgaaaattcgagaGGAGGAAAACTCTGAATTTTCTTGAGCTGCTATTTTACATCACAATCAGTTTTATTCCAACAAAATACAATTTGAAGGTCTCTCAAAATTTccattgatttttatactcagttgagcagagctcacagagtatattaactttgattggataacggttggttgaacaggtataaaggaatcgagatagatatagacttccatatatcaaaatcatcagtatcgaaaaaaaattttattgagccatgtcggtccgtccgtccgttaacacgataacttgagtaaattttgaggtatcttgatgaaatttgttgtgtaggttcctgggcactcatctcaaatcgctatttaaaatgaaatatcggactacaaccacgcccacttttttgatatcgaaaatttcgagaaaccgaaaaaccgaaaaagtgcgataattcattaccaaaacaatgggcgtggcaccgcccacttttaaaagaaggtaatttaaaagttttgcaagctgtaatttggcagtcgttggagatatcatgatgaaatttggtaggaacgttattcctatcactatatgtatgctcaaaaaaattagcaaaatcggagaacgatcatggccactttttgaaaaaaatttttaagtaaaattttaacaaaaaatttaatatctttacagtatataagtaaattatgtcaacattcaactccagtaattatatggtgcaacaaaatacaaaaataaaagaaattttcaaaatgggcgtggctccgccatttttcatttaatttgtctagaatacttttaatgtcataagtcggacaaaaatttaccaatccttgtgaaatttggtaggggcttagattctaggacgataatttatttctgtgcaaaagggcgaattcggttgaagccacgcccagtttttatacacagtcgaccgtctgtccttccgctcggccgttaacacgataacgtgagcaaaaatcgatatatctttactaaactcagttcacgtacttatcctaactcactttgaattggtataaaaaatggccgaaatccgactatgaccacgcccactttttcgatatcgaaaattacgaaaaatgaaaaaaatgccataattctataccaaatacgaaaaaagggattaaacatggtaattggattggtttattgacaaaaaatataactttaggaaaaaactttgtaaaatgggtgtgacacctaccatattaagtagaagaaaataaaaagttctgcagggcgaaaaaaaaccttaaaatcttggcaggaatactgttcgtggtattacatatataaataaattagcggtatcaaacaggtgatgttctggggcaccctggtccacattttggtcgatatcttgaaaacgccttcacatataaaactaccaccactctcttttaaaaccctcattaatacctttaatttgatacccatatcgtacaaacacattacagagtcacccctggtccacctttatggcgatatctcgcaaaggcgaccacctatagaactaagcccacgcacatttaaaatactcattaacacctttcgtttgatacccatatcgtacaaacaagttttagagtcagccctggtccacctttatggcgatatctcgaaaaggcgtcctcctatagaacttaggcccactccctttcaaaatactcattaacactttcatttgatacccatatcgtacaaacaagttctagagtcagccctggtccacctttatggcgatatcttgaaaaggcgtccacctatagaactaagcccacgcccttttaaaatactcatcagcacctttcgattgatacccatatcgtacaaacaagttctagagtcagccctggtccacctttatggcgatatcttgaaaagacgtccacccatagaactaagcccacgctcttttaaaatactcattaaaacctttagtttgatacccatatcgttcaaacaagttctagagtcagccctggtccacctttatggcgatatcttgaaaagacgtccacccatagaactaagcccacgctcttttaaaatactcattaacactttcatttgatacccatatcgtacaaacaagttctagagtcagccctggtccacctttatggcgatatcttgaaaaggcgtccacctatagaactaagcccacgcccttttaaaatactcattaacacctttcgtctgatacccatatcgtacaaacaagttctagagtcagccctggtccacctctatggcgatatcttgaaaaggcgtccacctatagaactaagcccatgcccttttaaaatactcattagcacctttcgtttgatacccataccgtacaaacaagttctagagtcagccctggtccacctttatggcgatatcttgaaaaggcgtccacccatagaactaagcccacgcccttttaaaatactcataacacctttcgtttgatacccatatcgtacaaacaagttctagagtcagctctggtccacctttatggcgatatctcgaaaaggcgtcctcctatagaacttaggcccacacccttttataatactcattaacacctttcatttgatacccatatcgtacaaacaaagtctagagtcacccttggtccacctttatggcgatatcttgaaaagacgtccacccatagaactaagcccacgctcttttaaaatactcattaacacctttagtttgatacccatatcgtacaaacaagttctagagtcagacgtggtccacctttatggcgatatctcgaaaaggcgtcctcctatagaacttaggcccactcccttttaaaatattcattaacactttcatttgatacccatatcgtacaaacaaagtctagagtcacccctggtccacctttatgacgatatcttgaaaagacgtccacccatagaactaagcccacgctcttttaaaatactcattaacacctttagttggatacccatatcgtacaagcaagttctagagtcagccctggtccacctttatggcgatatctcgaaaagcgtcctcctatagaacttaggcccacacccttttataatactcat from Eurosta solidaginis isolate ZX-2024a chromosome 3, ASM4086904v1, whole genome shotgun sequence includes these protein-coding regions:
- the Epac gene encoding retrovirus-related Pol polyprotein from transposon 412 isoform X3, whose product is MPNYAKPKLLDLCLKYDDIFALKTDRMTLNNFYEQKLRLTDTNPVYIKNYRLPYCQREEINKQVDNLLQNDLIEHSYSNYNSPLILVPKKNPNGQKSYRMCVDFRAVNKKLIADKFPLARIDDILDNLGRAKYFSTMDLYSGFHQIPLNKDSRDITSFSTDRGAFRWKVLPFGLNVAPNSFSRMMSIAFSGISPNQAFLYVDDLIVIGCSEAHHLKNLEQVFQTCKKFNLRLNPEKCNFMRSEVTFLGHKCSSKGLLPDDSKIIAIKKYPKPCDKDAVRRFVAFANYYRRFIPNFASIAAPLNKLSRKRVEFKWDQSCDIAFEKLRKSLISPQILQYPDFKKEFIITVDASKIGCGAILSQNKDGIDLPICFASKSFNNSEQKKSIIELELLAIFFAIKQFRPYIYGTHFTVKSDHRPLVYLFNMKDPSSKLSRIRLELAEYNFTIEYIKGKTNVGADALSRITIEEIKNSGTSILAVQTRSQTKQKQLMQQEILKEEKVKENIKLQVYDNFSNKFSKKIPRVKSQINYDKSGKITNFELNAHLKHKKIELIKVACANKIIHLDELLLKLQKEAGKRNINIIELQKNDNLFKYFSISDLKTTGNKILKHLEIVLTEPVETVTDEDKKQQLITIYHTDPILGGHFGSKKVYAKLRTKYYWKGMTRDIAKFVKNCEKCLLNKVKPKTKENLVLTETPCKPFDIVVIDTIGPLPQSDNGNKFAVTIICDLSKYLVTIAIPDKSAKTVASAIFENFILIYGIMKTIKTDLGTEYKNEIFSELTKLLKIEHKFSTAYHHETLGTVERNHRVFNEYLRSFLNPNFSDWDVYLKYFTFLHNTTTNTVFDNKFSPYELVFGKAANLPKELQTDKIDPIYNIENYSKEVKFRFQKTHELANKTVTEHKLKNQTGYNKSSQPISVKVFDKVLLEKEPRDKHSSIYIGPYTVIGIDGVNVTLIDDETKKKKIVHKNRIRKIN